A portion of the Blattabacterium clevelandi genome contains these proteins:
- the rplP gene encoding 50S ribosomal protein L16, with protein MLQPKKTKYKKNQKGRIRGNASKGLILSRGLYGIKAMEGAWITSRQLEAARVAATRYMKREGRLWINIFPDKPITKKPQEVRMGKGKGPVEFWVSVVKPGRILFEIDGVEMIIAKEALRLASQKFPIKMKFIFSKEFVE; from the coding sequence ATGTTACAACCAAAAAAAACAAAATATAAAAAAAATCAAAAAGGAAGAATACGTGGTAATGCTTCAAAAGGGCTTATTCTTTCAAGAGGATTATATGGAATAAAAGCAATGGAAGGTGCGTGGATTACATCTAGACAATTAGAAGCTGCTCGTGTAGCGGCTACTAGATATATGAAAAGAGAGGGAAGATTGTGGATAAATATTTTTCCAGATAAACCAATAACAAAAAAACCACAAGAAGTTCGTATGGGAAAAGGAAAAGGTCCTGTAGAATTTTGGGTATCTGTTGTTAAGCCTGGAAGAATATTATTTGAAATAGATGGTGTAGAAATGATAATTGCTAAGGAAGCATTAAGATTAGCTTCTCAAAAATTTCCTATAAAAATGAAATTTATTTTTTCAAAAGAATTTGTAGAATGA